The genomic stretch AGCACTAAATGGAGACCGCTCCCCTGCCTCACTGGAATGGGTTTCATATAGCACTGGATTTAAACCAAAATTAATAGTGTAAAACAGGTTCCGAACCAGTGCAAAGACGAGTCCTTTAATTTGACAAAAATAGATCATTGATCAAATAATATAATCTTCCAAAGCAATTTACAAGCATTTGTGTGTAGCAGTCCTACCTTGGCATCCATGGCTGCGCgggtctgtttctgtgtttcatCTATAAGGGTCAGGTTACTCAGGTTAGAGGTGTAGATGGGCAGAGCCACTGATTGACTTTTCAAGTGGATGACCTTTATCAACGGTCCTTTCTGCAAGAGACAACACTTTATACTCAAAGAACACAATCACTCATACATTCAGGTCAAAACTATTTCTGTGAAGAAAACATTTTCAATGTTACGGCCATTTCTACCCTGTGTATCGTATCACTCAGATTAACAAGTGGCCGCAAAGGCCTTTCTTTGTCAGGATTGTAGGCACATGGGTTTAATCACACTGCTATACAGAGCAGGCAATAAGCTTAACGTACCACAGTACTATAGGCCCTGTAATCTCACCCCAGACAATAGAGATATCAAAGGTGATTTTCAGACTGGGCCCACACATTTCTTTAGCATTAACAAACATTGAGTATACCTGACCATTTAGCGTATAATAAAAGTGTAAATATCTGTGTTGACGGGGTACAATTGATTAGGGAGATCAGGAAGACATCCTGGCAATAATAAACTCACCTAACCCGTAGTTTTGGCACGATGGTGCTGACAGCTGAATCAATATTCTCTGCTATTTCATCTGCAGCCATCCCAGAGTGGGCCACATAAGCCATGCTAAAACAAACAATAACATTTTACAGGAGGCAATGTGTATATAAATGAATGTACATTAATTGCCCTTGTGTGTCAGTTGCAGAGACAGGCCCCAATAGAGAGGGAGATCTGTCAGGATATATTTTGAGTCACTATGGCACCATCAGTGCTCATGTCCAACACGGACAGGGTTTGCTGAGGCGCACTTACTGACTAAGTCAGAGAGCAGACCTCACCAGTAGCAGCCTTTCATAGAAATGGAGGTTGTTGTTCCCTGGATGGTTCTCTGGATGTCCAAGGCCAGCTTCTTGCTCTGCAGGTTCAATGACAAAGGCTCCCTAAGCAGGGGAGAAGAGGACATGTATTTCTTATACAACTGTATAAGAGGACATGTATTTCAAAACCAGGGAACAGCACTAGGGGCTATGTTGATGTTCCCAGAGAGTGAACAGGAGACAGCACAAAAAGGATACCACTCCCCTGCCTCACTGGAATGAGTTTCATATAGCAATGGAGTCAAACCAAAATTCATACTGAGAGTGAACCAGGTTCCGAACCAGTGCAAAAATGACTCTTTAAATAGATTTCATTTGACTAAAAGAGGTAAGGTGATCAACCAACAATATTTACAAGCTTACTTCTTTCTCTCGTAGAAGTGCTTGCCGATGTGCGAGGACAGCAGGCGGCGAATGCGGTCGTCTGAAAGAAACATGTCAAAGTTCCCCAGCAGCCGTCGTTTGTCTTCAAAGGGCTTGTACTCAGTCCTCAGTGTCTTGTAAGGGATCACCTAAAGAAAGACAAAGGGATATGCCTGGATGAGTTGTGTCTCGTGCACCAAGAAGTGAACGAGGACCATATCATAAGTAATCATCATTATTACATACATTTTAAGTATGACAGTAAGTAACTGTCTCAAAGTTGGAGCGACAGAATCCAATAGGGAAGAAAGTCCGTCTGGATATATTTAGAGTCACAGTGGCACCATCGTGGCCCATgtccaacacagagacaggagtaCAGGGTTTGCTGGGGTGCACTTATTCACATTGGATGACCAAATGCTAGCTACAGACGAGAGTAAAATCAGTTGAAGAGATGCATTGGACAATTCACAGAGTAAAAAATAATCCCCCCCTTACACACGTTACTGTCAAATTCAACACAAAAATCAATATCTTTGGGCTACACATTACATGGAATActttctgcctgtggacatctgttctacaatgtgccagcagagca from Oncorhynchus keta strain PuntledgeMale-10-30-2019 chromosome 24, Oket_V2, whole genome shotgun sequence encodes the following:
- the LOC127905986 gene encoding ribosomal L1 domain-containing protein 1-like isoform X21, giving the protein MDAKVIPYKTLRTEYKPFEDKRRLLGNFDMFLSDDRIRRLLSSHIGKHFYERKKEPLSLNLQSKKLALDIQRTIQGTTTSISMKGCYCMAYVAHSGMAADEIAENIDSAVSTIVPKLRVRKDR
- the LOC127905986 gene encoding ribosomal L1 domain-containing protein 1-like isoform X1, giving the protein MRNLEKREERSMADKHEDLPLDRVQKRKALQAFLKTKSTPDSAPGRESTPLPLHTMADPQADPDHPRVIPYKTLRTEYKPFEDKRRLLGNFDMFLSDDRIRRLLSSHIGKHFYERKKEPLSLNLQSKKLALDIQRTIQGTTTSISMKGCYCMAYVAHSGMAADEIAENIDSAVSTIVPKLRVRKDR